The Sulfolobus acidocaldarius DSM 639 genome has a window encoding:
- a CDS encoding thiamine pyrophosphate-binding protein — protein sequence MPTIAQQIYDLLSKYTNSIYGNPGTTELHFLKYLPNNMKYYLALHDGVAVGLSEGYYLKSRNLGVVNLHAGPGLSNSFGYIYSAYRNKSPLLIIAGQQPSYSSPEEPMLYYNFSSLPSVKEYVEIKNSKETIKFMNRAIRTCLTYPYGPVVVSLPYDIIEDISDEDVNYGKVVEGNMCSESVIIDTVEKIKSSSQIAIVAGYEIETFDASQEVMHLSNKLNCPIYAEPYLSRSSGIRVNDTLPTRASELNKIIRNYDLVLVLGGELHRVLYMDEDIHWKNVIQVTSDVNEARKRPWNTIVCNLKYFTGKLNELITPRSSPSRIIQRQKRRNEKISNMLKLLLSYTDGYTVFGEASSQGEEIRELFSSTRFYSNRSGLLGWALPAGVGYASAGGKSLVIMGDGSFNYAPQAIWTASRYDLRVKILIINNSGYEALRSRAGYKRDFFSPETHPWRIAEAYDFRAKEFEDYQLAVKWLMEGEERKLAEIRVEE from the coding sequence ATGCCTACTATAGCTCAGCAGATTTACGACCTCTTGAGCAAATACACTAACTCAATCTATGGTAATCCCGGCACAACGGAACTTCACTTTTTAAAATACCTTCCAAATAACATGAAGTACTATTTAGCTCTTCATGACGGTGTTGCAGTGGGTTTAAGTGAGGGATATTATCTGAAATCACGTAACCTAGGAGTTGTAAACCTTCATGCAGGTCCTGGACTGTCAAATTCCTTTGGATATATTTACTCAGCCTATCGTAACAAATCGCCATTGCTCATTATTGCTGGACAGCAACCATCATATAGTTCTCCAGAGGAGCCTATGTTGTACTACAATTTCTCCTCATTACCCTCTGTGAAGGAATATGTGGAGATTAAAAACAGTAAGGAGACGATCAAGTTCATGAACAGAGCCATAAGGACTTGTTTAACCTATCCTTACGGTCCAGTAGTAGTTTCGTTACCCTATGACATAATAGAGGATATATCAGATGAAGACGTAAACTATGGCAAAGTTGTAGAAGGGAATATGTGCTCCGAGTCTGTAATAATTGACACAGTTGAAAAAATCAAGAGTAGTAGCCAGATTGCTATAGTTGCAGGATACGAGATTGAAACATTTGATGCCTCCCAAGAGGTTATGCATCTTTCCAATAAACTGAACTGCCCAATATACGCTGAACCTTATTTGTCCAGATCATCAGGTATAAGAGTAAATGACACCCTACCCACAAGAGCCAGTGAGTTAAACAAGATAATAAGGAATTACGATCTAGTCCTAGTCCTTGGGGGTGAACTCCACAGAGTACTCTACATGGATGAAGACATTCACTGGAAGAACGTAATCCAAGTCACCTCAGATGTAAACGAAGCTAGGAAAAGACCGTGGAACACTATAGTGTGTAATTTGAAGTACTTTACAGGCAAACTTAATGAGCTGATTACCCCCAGAAGTAGTCCAAGTAGGATTATACAAAGGCAGAAGAGGAGAAACGAAAAGATAAGTAATATGCTTAAATTACTCTTGAGTTACACTGACGGTTACACTGTTTTTGGAGAAGCCTCTTCACAAGGTGAAGAAATAAGAGAGCTATTCTCCTCAACAAGATTTTACTCTAATAGGTCTGGACTACTAGGATGGGCACTTCCTGCTGGTGTCGGATACGCATCTGCTGGTGGAAAGTCACTAGTTATAATGGGTGATGGGAGTTTCAACTATGCGCCTCAGGCAATATGGACAGCATCAAGATATGATTTGCGAGTCAAGATACTGATTATAAACAACAGTGGTTATGAGGCTTTAAGATCCAGGGCAGGATACAAACGTGACTTCTTCTCTCCTGAAACACACCCTTGGAGGATAGCAGAGGCTTATGATTTTAGGGCTAAGGAGTTTGAGGACTATCAGTTAGCCGTAAAATGGTTAATGGAAGGAGAGGAAAGGAAGCTAGCTGAAATTAGGGTAGAAGAATAG
- a CDS encoding lycopene cyclase domain-containing protein, whose product MEIDLMMFIPTLILSLILKGRNYLALLSSIAIVSPLFLYWDFFATAFGSWSFNRTWILGFYVINLPIEEVMFFVVTPFATLLIYDILKRSKGSEIRFINRRLVFIISALLVVVDLALFLHYSYTFIVILYLSMSLIISAILDEGMLRSTVFWKFMSLTYVPFLVFDYFLTSIPVVLYGASNSILGVRVLTIPIEDFIYSFSMIMLYTLFYRLSDKNWIKS is encoded by the coding sequence GTGGAAATAGACTTAATGATGTTCATTCCCACTCTTATACTTTCACTTATTTTGAAGGGAAGAAATTATCTAGCCTTACTAAGTTCTATAGCCATTGTTAGCCCTCTGTTCTTGTATTGGGACTTCTTTGCTACAGCTTTTGGTTCATGGTCATTTAACAGGACTTGGATTCTGGGTTTTTACGTAATTAATCTACCTATAGAGGAGGTAATGTTCTTTGTCGTAACGCCCTTTGCTACTCTTCTTATTTACGATATACTTAAGAGGAGTAAGGGTTCCGAAATAAGGTTCATAAACAGACGCCTAGTATTTATCATCTCAGCACTTCTAGTTGTTGTTGACTTGGCTCTATTTCTCCACTATTCCTACACGTTCATTGTTATACTCTACTTGTCCATGTCACTAATAATATCGGCAATTTTAGATGAAGGTATGTTGAGGTCAACAGTATTTTGGAAGTTCATGAGTCTCACATATGTTCCCTTCTTAGTTTTCGATTACTTTTTGACGTCAATTCCTGTGGTGCTGTATGGAGCTTCTAACTCAATACTCGGAGTTAGGGTACTTACAATACCGATTGAGGACTTCATATATTCCTTTTCCATGATCATGCTTTACACTCTGTTCTATAGGTTAAGTGATAAAAATTGGATAAAGAGCTAG
- a CDS encoding aldehyde dehydrogenase family protein — MSETIEVVSPSNLKVIGKVKRMSRDDVRAQIEEADKGFEDISSLPLYKRTAILKRASDIIEREKERLARLLALEAGKPIKDARVEVTRASRLFRQAGEEAVFVLEGKNYRVDGYEYPPGNENRIVVSQREPLGVVSAILPFNFPVNSFAHKVAPAIAVGNSVVVKPSINTPLSALEMAKILVEAGLTEKAIRVVTGYSKEIGDELYTHPSISLVTLTGSTQTGLMIASKAVSLGKRIIMELGGSDPIIVLEDADIERSSSISVRARYEYAGQNCNAGKRIIVREEIYERFVSSFEKKVKELRVGDPLDENTDVGPVINRESVENLNSVIDDAKSKGGKVEILNKGPDNGHFFPLTAVLKPSLDMLVTKTEVFGPVAPIIPVKSDEEAIQVANSTDYGLQSAVFTKDVNRALRISKALKFGAVIINDSTRLRWDSLPFGGFKKTGIGREGVRDTMLEMTENKLVSITLL, encoded by the coding sequence ATGTCGGAAACTATAGAGGTCGTATCTCCCTCCAATTTAAAAGTCATAGGTAAAGTGAAAAGGATGAGTAGAGATGATGTAAGGGCACAAATTGAAGAGGCAGATAAGGGTTTCGAGGATATATCTTCACTTCCCCTATATAAGAGGACGGCAATTCTAAAGAGAGCTTCAGATATCATTGAGAGGGAAAAAGAGAGATTAGCTAGGTTACTAGCCCTTGAGGCTGGAAAACCAATAAAGGATGCCAGAGTTGAGGTAACTAGAGCTTCAAGACTATTCCGACAGGCAGGGGAGGAGGCAGTTTTTGTATTGGAGGGTAAAAACTACAGGGTAGATGGGTATGAGTATCCTCCTGGAAATGAAAATAGAATTGTAGTGAGCCAAAGGGAACCTTTAGGAGTGGTTAGTGCAATACTACCCTTTAACTTTCCCGTTAACTCGTTCGCCCATAAGGTGGCTCCTGCAATAGCTGTAGGTAACTCTGTAGTAGTAAAACCTAGTATTAACACTCCATTATCTGCTCTGGAGATGGCTAAGATCCTTGTTGAAGCAGGTTTAACAGAGAAAGCTATCAGAGTAGTTACTGGGTATAGTAAGGAGATAGGCGATGAGCTCTATACTCACCCCTCAATAAGCTTAGTTACATTAACTGGCTCTACACAGACTGGTTTAATGATTGCGTCAAAGGCTGTTTCACTAGGTAAGAGGATAATTATGGAGTTGGGAGGATCTGACCCAATAATTGTATTAGAGGACGCAGATATCGAAAGATCATCGTCCATATCAGTTAGAGCCAGATACGAATACGCTGGACAGAATTGTAATGCTGGAAAGAGGATAATAGTGAGAGAAGAAATATATGAGAGATTTGTGTCATCTTTTGAGAAAAAGGTTAAGGAATTGAGAGTAGGTGACCCACTAGACGAGAACACTGATGTAGGACCTGTAATAAATAGAGAGAGTGTGGAAAACCTCAACTCTGTAATAGATGACGCCAAATCTAAGGGAGGAAAAGTTGAGATACTAAATAAAGGACCTGATAATGGACATTTCTTTCCCCTTACTGCAGTTCTAAAGCCCAGCTTAGACATGTTAGTTACTAAAACAGAGGTATTTGGACCTGTTGCACCTATAATACCAGTGAAAAGTGATGAGGAAGCCATTCAAGTGGCTAACTCCACGGATTATGGATTGCAATCAGCTGTGTTCACTAAGGATGTAAACAGGGCTCTCAGGATAAGCAAGGCTCTTAAGTTCGGAGCTGTAATCATTAACGATAGTACAAGACTGAGGTGGGATTCACTACCATTTGGTGGGTTTAAGAAGACCGGGATAGGAAGAGAAGGTGTTAGAGATACAATGCTGGAAATGACTGAGAACAAGTTGGTGTCCATAACCCTCCTGTAA
- the hjc gene encoding Holliday junction resolvase Hjc, whose product MNRDIGKSAERELVSILRSEGFNAVRIPTSNSSPNPLPDIFATKGNILLAIECKSTWEHKVKVKDRQVIKLFEFLSMFTMEGRALIAVKFKEIHKWKVMEIREIKEVEVTVDNSIFLENYISQFLENYIPQAGRELSKL is encoded by the coding sequence ATGAATAGAGACATTGGAAAAAGTGCTGAAAGGGAACTGGTGTCGATTTTAAGGTCTGAGGGCTTTAATGCCGTTAGAATACCTACGTCTAATTCCTCTCCTAATCCACTACCTGACATTTTCGCTACAAAAGGGAACATCCTATTAGCTATAGAGTGCAAGAGCACTTGGGAACATAAGGTGAAAGTGAAGGACAGACAAGTGATAAAGCTGTTTGAGTTTCTCTCTATGTTTACTATGGAAGGGAGAGCCTTAATTGCAGTGAAATTCAAAGAAATCCACAAATGGAAAGTAATGGAAATAAGGGAAATAAAGGAAGTAGAAGTAACTGTAGACAACTCTATATTTTTAGAGAATTATATATCTCAGTTCCTAGAGAACTACATACCACAGGCTGGAAGAGAATTAAGTAAATTGTGA
- a CDS encoding DUF3311 domain-containing protein, with protein sequence MAVKFYPIVGVLALVFVILYSLLPLYSTTSPTFLGLPMFYWYQMILMPIGAIVFFIVILVIKD encoded by the coding sequence ATGGCAGTAAAATTTTACCCAATAGTAGGAGTACTAGCCCTAGTGTTCGTTATACTGTACTCGCTATTGCCACTTTACTCAACTACAAGCCCCACGTTTTTGGGACTGCCAATGTTCTACTGGTACCAAATGATCCTCATGCCAATAGGCGCCATAGTGTTCTTCATAGTAATTTTAGTTATAAAGGATTGA
- a CDS encoding putative metallopeptidase yields MIKYTRGLEEEKLLREIIQVLGLEYINAERVRVVYSVNSKSRAIARIWSVPKVILTSFQLEPLYVIELITERYSRLSEEEKIKVLIHEILHIPKGFSGGLRAHGKHVNKREVEKLYREYYSKKRGNWKSR; encoded by the coding sequence GTGATTAAGTACACCAGGGGGCTAGAAGAGGAAAAATTACTTAGAGAAATAATACAAGTACTAGGTCTTGAATACATAAATGCCGAAAGGGTGAGAGTCGTATACTCCGTCAATTCTAAGTCTAGAGCCATAGCAAGAATCTGGAGTGTTCCAAAAGTGATACTGACTTCTTTTCAGCTTGAACCACTATATGTGATAGAACTGATTACTGAAAGGTATTCTAGACTCAGTGAAGAGGAGAAGATAAAGGTGCTTATACATGAAATCCTCCACATACCTAAAGGTTTCAGCGGTGGTCTACGAGCCCATGGAAAACATGTGAACAAGAGAGAAGTGGAAAAATTATACAGGGAGTACTACAGTAAGAAGAGAGGGAACTGGAAAAGTAGATAA
- a CDS encoding xanthine dehydrogenase family protein molybdopterin-binding subunit: MKRVDVYNSLIGRGGYVDDLEFKGKYAFFLRSPYPHARILKIDPTDAVNRGALVLTGKDIVTKRVESGEREGAGLNTSLLAINKALYVGQPVALVLADDPYRASDLAELVQVEYEPLQAVPNIDKALENKVLIFEDLKSNVVREQTFEFGKVENKGKSIEINLYWSRSSGNPIEPYGAQVIPKDDGLIVISNQQAGNVVSNELQKALGVKVVHKNARQGGSFGAKFSFVRYLSVLGYASLKYKVPIKWIETRSEHLLASNSSGPERKFKINAYYSSDGKVNALDIHLWEDVGASIDSGQAFKPLGFLTGPYKIPNIRYTGTLVATNKNPPGAFRGAGTPPHTWALERVMDAIADDLGISRAEIRKINAIDTFPYDTGFAYIDSGNPKGLLELALSRKDIFSMRDERTGVGIALSTDPSTPSGSERVKIKVKNGKIVIGLGFGAEGQGNEHTAVYLASKLLGLPTEDITYEALDNTELPTSFGPGGSRMAAFTYGSVSGAVEELKAKTRRKAEAVLGDKVSYENGYFVGEKGGKIKITQFEGEEVEFTYTLQGKYRFNAYPFACDLAVVRIEDGKIKPIKHVVYIDPGNPIDEDLVKEQVIGGTATGIALALYERYLYDDNGNLLTTNLADYGMPTAADLPDIEVNIVPTPSQVTPYGVKGVGEIPVGVAVAAVTSAIEDVIKRRITKVPVNLEDLWS; the protein is encoded by the coding sequence ATGAAAAGAGTAGATGTTTACAATTCATTAATAGGAAGAGGAGGATATGTTGACGACCTTGAATTTAAGGGTAAATACGCCTTCTTTCTAAGAAGTCCATATCCTCATGCTCGAATACTTAAGATAGACCCCACAGACGCAGTAAACAGAGGGGCTCTAGTTCTCACAGGAAAAGACATTGTCACAAAACGTGTGGAGTCAGGAGAAAGGGAAGGGGCAGGTCTAAATACCTCTCTCTTAGCGATTAACAAGGCATTATATGTCGGTCAGCCTGTTGCACTAGTTCTGGCAGACGATCCTTACAGGGCATCAGACCTGGCAGAGCTAGTACAGGTAGAGTATGAACCATTACAGGCAGTACCAAATATTGATAAGGCTTTGGAGAACAAAGTCCTGATATTTGAGGATTTAAAGAGTAACGTAGTCAGGGAACAGACTTTTGAGTTTGGAAAGGTGGAAAATAAAGGCAAAAGCATAGAAATTAACCTTTATTGGTCCAGGAGTTCAGGTAATCCAATAGAGCCTTATGGTGCCCAAGTAATTCCAAAGGACGATGGGTTAATAGTTATTTCAAATCAGCAGGCGGGTAATGTGGTTTCCAACGAGCTTCAGAAAGCTTTGGGCGTTAAAGTAGTTCACAAGAATGCAAGACAGGGAGGAAGTTTTGGTGCGAAGTTCTCATTTGTAAGGTACTTGTCTGTGTTGGGTTATGCATCTTTGAAATATAAGGTTCCAATTAAGTGGATTGAAACCAGAAGTGAACACTTATTAGCATCTAATAGCAGTGGTCCTGAAAGAAAGTTCAAGATCAATGCCTATTATAGCTCTGATGGTAAAGTTAATGCTCTCGACATCCATTTGTGGGAAGATGTAGGTGCATCAATAGATTCAGGTCAAGCGTTCAAACCTTTAGGTTTCCTTACTGGACCTTACAAGATACCTAATATCAGGTATACAGGGACTTTAGTTGCAACAAACAAGAACCCACCTGGTGCTTTCAGGGGAGCAGGTACTCCTCCTCACACATGGGCTTTGGAGAGAGTCATGGATGCAATAGCTGACGACTTAGGTATTAGTAGAGCTGAAATAAGGAAAATTAATGCCATTGACACATTCCCCTATGACACAGGTTTTGCGTACATAGATTCTGGAAATCCAAAAGGTCTGTTAGAATTAGCTTTGTCCAGGAAAGACATATTTTCAATGAGAGATGAGAGGACTGGAGTTGGGATAGCGTTATCCACAGACCCAAGCACACCCTCAGGAAGTGAGAGAGTAAAGATAAAAGTGAAGAACGGTAAAATCGTAATTGGCTTAGGTTTTGGAGCAGAGGGACAAGGGAATGAACATACAGCAGTGTATTTAGCTTCAAAGCTTCTAGGTTTACCAACTGAAGACATAACATATGAGGCTCTAGATAACACTGAGTTACCCACGTCTTTTGGACCCGGCGGAAGTAGGATGGCTGCATTCACTTATGGCTCAGTTTCAGGAGCTGTAGAGGAATTAAAGGCTAAAACCAGGAGGAAGGCTGAGGCTGTTTTGGGGGATAAGGTATCATATGAGAACGGATACTTTGTTGGTGAAAAAGGTGGAAAGATCAAGATCACCCAGTTTGAGGGAGAAGAAGTAGAGTTTACCTATACTCTTCAGGGCAAATACAGGTTTAACGCATATCCTTTTGCCTGTGATTTAGCAGTTGTAAGAATTGAAGACGGTAAGATTAAACCCATAAAGCATGTTGTGTACATTGACCCAGGTAATCCGATCGACGAAGACCTAGTTAAAGAGCAGGTAATAGGTGGTACAGCTACTGGTATTGCATTGGCTTTATATGAAAGATATCTTTATGACGACAACGGTAATCTACTCACTACAAACCTTGCCGATTACGGTATGCCGACTGCGGCAGATTTACCAGATATCGAGGTAAATATAGTTCCAACTCCATCACAGGTTACTCCCTACGGTGTTAAAGGAGTAGGAGAGATTCCTGTGGGTGTGGCTGTAGCCGCAGTTACCAGTGCAATTGAGGATGTAATAAAGAGAAGAATAACAAAGGTGCCCGTAAACTTAGAGGATTTATGGTCTTGA
- a CDS encoding amidohydrolase family protein — MIDFHFHAPVREFVEFLGEYAEPAFRYFNAKIELKEFKEILDYYEGIGIKRFVVLPIDSTTFLGRRIHNEAVPNDDRVVRFVSVDPMKPNAVEELKEAIKKFEPVGVKLHPQLQGFHPLDEKAMKLYEVVNNHGLIIVFHTGTSGIGAGLRSSIRLDYGRPIYFDEIAVRFPDIKIVLAHFGWPWTEEAIAIALHKPNVYLDLSGWAPKYVPDALWKNAKRLKDKLLFGSDFPLIKPDRWINELSQVNLDADLKNKILSENAGRLIKSTGRG, encoded by the coding sequence ATGATAGACTTCCATTTCCACGCACCAGTAAGGGAGTTCGTGGAATTTTTAGGAGAATATGCTGAACCTGCATTTAGATACTTTAACGCTAAGATAGAGCTCAAGGAGTTCAAGGAAATACTGGACTACTATGAGGGGATAGGGATTAAGAGGTTCGTAGTCCTACCCATAGACTCCACGACCTTTCTGGGGAGAAGAATTCACAATGAAGCAGTTCCCAATGATGATAGGGTTGTAAGGTTCGTGTCTGTAGATCCAATGAAACCAAATGCAGTAGAAGAACTGAAGGAGGCGATAAAGAAGTTTGAACCTGTAGGAGTGAAACTACATCCTCAACTACAAGGATTTCATCCCCTCGACGAAAAGGCAATGAAGTTGTATGAAGTGGTCAACAATCACGGATTAATTATAGTTTTTCATACTGGTACCTCAGGAATCGGGGCAGGTTTAAGGTCTAGTATAAGGTTAGATTACGGTAGACCAATATATTTTGATGAAATTGCTGTAAGATTTCCAGATATAAAGATAGTTTTAGCCCATTTTGGTTGGCCATGGACTGAGGAGGCAATTGCAATAGCTCTGCATAAGCCGAATGTGTATTTAGATCTATCAGGTTGGGCACCAAAATATGTACCTGATGCCCTGTGGAAGAACGCTAAGAGATTAAAGGATAAGTTGCTTTTCGGATCCGATTTCCCCTTAATAAAACCAGACAGATGGATCAATGAATTATCACAGGTAAATCTTGATGCTGATCTAAAAAATAAGATACTGAGTGAAAACGCAGGGAGGCTCATTAAGTCTACCGGAAGAGGCTAA